The following coding sequences lie in one Apium graveolens cultivar Ventura chromosome 1, ASM990537v1, whole genome shotgun sequence genomic window:
- the LOC141672042 gene encoding protein mago nashi homolog, with product MAGAAMGGAVEEEEEFYLRYYVGHKGKFGHEFLEFEFRPDGKLRYANNSNYKNDTMIRKEVFLTPSVLRECRRIISQSEIMKEDDSSWPEPDRVGRQELEIVMGNEHISFTTSKIGSLMDVQTSKDPEGLRIFYYLVQDLKCFVFSLISLHFKIKPI from the exons ATGGCAGGAGCGGCGATGGGAGGTGCAGTTGAAGAGGAAGAGGAGTTTTACTTGAGATACTACGTGGGTCACAAAGGGAAGTTTGGTCATGAGTTCTTGGAGTTTGAGTTCAGACCAGATGGGAAACTCAGATACGCAAACAATTCTAATTACAAGAATGATACTATGATTCGTAAAGAAGTCTTTCTTACCCCTTCTGTTTTAAGAGAGTGTCGCCGCATTATCTCTCAAAGTGAG ATCATGAAGGAAGATGATAGCAGTTGGCCGGAACCTGATCGTGTTGGTAGGCAAGAGCTTGAAATTGTTATGGGGAACGAGCATATCTCCTTCACTACATCAAAGATTGGGTCGCTCATGGATGTTCAGACCAGTAAGGATCCTGAAGGGCTTCGTATTTTCTATTATCTTGTTCAG GATCTGAAATGCTTTGTATTCTCGCTCATTTCGCTGCACTTCAAAATCAAGCCTATATAA